In one Parvibaculum sp. genomic region, the following are encoded:
- a CDS encoding KpsF/GutQ family sugar-phosphate isomerase, translating to MPQDLKPDHLASARRTLSLEIEGLKALMASLDGPFTEAVEALGTVAGRVIVTGMGKSGHVARKIAATLASTGTPAQFVHPGEASHGDLGMIVNGDAILAISKSGEVSELYSIISHAKRFAIPLIAITQERTSALGRAADIALLLPKAEEACPNKLAPTTSTTMQLALGDAIAMALIERKGFSAKDFKVFHPGGKLGAMLTHVGEIMHSGDELPLADPDMPMSEALLVMSQKSLGCVGVIDEAGRLLGMITDGDIRRHAGDGFLQRRTAEIMTAKPITVGPEMLASEAVKILNEKKKTNLFVVENGKPVGVVHIHDFLKIGVV from the coding sequence TTGCCGCAAGACCTCAAACCCGACCACCTCGCCTCCGCGCGCCGCACGCTTTCCCTTGAAATAGAAGGACTTAAGGCCCTGATGGCCTCGCTCGACGGCCCCTTCACCGAGGCGGTCGAAGCGCTCGGCACGGTCGCCGGCCGCGTCATCGTCACCGGCATGGGCAAGTCCGGCCATGTCGCGCGCAAGATCGCCGCCACCCTCGCCTCCACCGGCACCCCGGCTCAGTTCGTCCATCCCGGCGAGGCGAGCCATGGCGATCTCGGCATGATCGTCAATGGCGACGCGATCCTTGCGATCTCGAAATCCGGTGAAGTTTCAGAGCTTTACAGCATCATATCGCATGCGAAACGGTTCGCGATCCCCCTCATCGCGATCACCCAGGAGCGGACCAGCGCACTCGGCCGCGCCGCCGACATCGCGCTTCTGCTGCCCAAGGCCGAGGAGGCCTGCCCCAACAAGCTGGCGCCGACCACTTCGACCACCATGCAGCTCGCGCTGGGCGACGCGATCGCCATGGCGCTGATCGAGCGCAAGGGCTTTTCTGCCAAGGATTTCAAGGTCTTCCACCCCGGCGGCAAGCTCGGCGCCATGCTGACCCATGTCGGCGAGATCATGCATAGCGGCGACGAACTGCCGCTGGCCGACCCCGACATGCCGATGTCGGAGGCGCTGCTGGTGATGTCGCAAAAAAGCCTTGGCTGCGTTGGCGTTATCGACGAGGCGGGGCGCCTGCTCGGCATGATCACCGACGGCGACATCCGCCGCCACGCGGGCGACGGCTTCCTGCAGCGCCGCACGGCCGAGATCATGACCGCGAAACCGATCACGGTCGGCCCGGAAATGCTCGCCTCCGAGGCGGTCAAGATATTGAATGAAAAGAAGAAAACCAATCTCTTCGTGGTCGAGAACGGCAAGCCCGTCGGCGTCGTCCATATCCACGACTTCCTGAAAATCGGCGTCGTCTGA
- a CDS encoding TetR/AcrR family transcriptional regulator — MTSDVLSTEAPKAEAQAETDGRHVRGDRTRQALLEAAFSEIYEQGFRSARLNEIVARAGCTKGSLYHHFPDKHALGIAAAAEFIGTYIREVWIEPLGKAADPLAAIRAIIERHAEGGVGVDPRFGCPYQNLSQELSGIDAGFQEIFTGLFERWRDAVADALTRGQTAGAVRRDIDPQCVATLIVASHQGVVSMIKATQDLDVGHAAATAFFGYLESLRP, encoded by the coding sequence ATGACAAGCGACGTTCTCAGCACCGAGGCCCCGAAGGCCGAAGCGCAGGCCGAAACCGACGGACGCCATGTCCGCGGCGACCGGACGCGGCAGGCCTTGCTCGAAGCGGCCTTCTCGGAAATCTACGAACAGGGCTTCCGGTCGGCGCGCCTCAACGAGATCGTCGCCCGGGCCGGCTGCACCAAGGGCTCGCTCTATCACCACTTCCCCGACAAACATGCGCTGGGCATCGCGGCAGCGGCGGAGTTCATCGGCACATATATAAGAGAGGTCTGGATTGAGCCGCTCGGCAAAGCCGCCGACCCGCTGGCCGCGATCCGCGCCATCATCGAGCGCCATGCCGAGGGCGGCGTCGGCGTCGACCCGCGCTTCGGCTGCCCCTACCAGAATCTCAGCCAGGAGCTTTCCGGCATCGATGCCGGCTTCCAGGAAATTTTCACCGGCCTTTTCGAACGCTGGCGCGACGCCGTGGCGGACGCGCTGACGCGAGGCCAGACGGCGGGCGCGGTGCGCCGCGACATCGACCCCCAATGCGTGGCGACGCTGATCGTCGCCAGCCATCAGGGCGTCGTCAGCATGATCAAGGCGACGCAGGACCTCGATGTGGGTCATGCGGCCGCAACGGCATTTTTCGGCTATCTGGAAAGCCTCAGGCCGTAG
- a CDS encoding MMPL family transporter — translation MNDWVVAYGRAIVKFRWLVVLMSVAGVLYLASGGRFIEFSNDYRYFFTDQNPNLQAFERLERTYTSPDTLLWVLKPHEGKVTTPERLAIIKEITERAWQTPFSTRIDSLTNYQHTKAENDDLTVRDLVEDPASLDAAGAAAVGAIALGEPVIANRLISEDETTTAIVATLRMPRDDQQATAEAMASARALLADMRAKHPDIRFELTGSVALGNSFAEAAQRDLSTLTPAMYLVLALTVFFLTRSIPGTIATILVVTLSAAAAMGLVMGWFGVKLTPPSSGAPTIILTIAVADSIHILVTMLIEMRRGLSKHDAIVESLRVNWGPVFLTSVTTAIGFASLNFSDAPPFRDLGNTAAVGALIAWFLSVTLLPALAAILPMKAKDTLVRQSEFMGRIAEVVIANRRVLLVGMVVVIAGLATLLPRFTFNDRFVTYFDERMEFRVASDWAADNLTGIYQISYSLGSGETGGVSNPEYVEKLEDFANWFRTQPEVVHVSTFSDVMKRINKSMHGDNESYYRVPDDRDMAAQFLLLYEMSLPYGLDLNDQINVDKSATKLTLTLTDISTVEMQGLINRADDWLRTNAPEHMYSYPAGQAVMFAFIGRNNFNAMTTGTAIALVLISACLMLALRNLRLGIVSLIPNLTPPIAAFGILALFTTEVGFWSTFVIATALGLIVDATVHFLSKYRRASIEQGKSPEDSVRYAFSTVGTALWVSTFVLVIGFAILALSPFKVNAMLGIMVALTVAVALVIDFLLLPALLIAIDRRKRAAPAPAAATAD, via the coding sequence ATGAACGATTGGGTCGTCGCCTATGGCAGGGCGATTGTGAAGTTCCGCTGGCTGGTGGTGCTGATGTCGGTCGCGGGCGTGCTTTATCTGGCAAGCGGCGGGCGCTTCATCGAGTTCTCGAACGACTACCGCTATTTCTTCACCGACCAGAACCCGAACCTTCAGGCCTTCGAGCGGCTGGAGCGGACCTATACGAGCCCCGACACGCTGCTCTGGGTGCTGAAGCCCCATGAAGGCAAGGTGACGACGCCGGAACGGCTGGCCATCATCAAGGAAATCACCGAACGCGCCTGGCAGACGCCCTTCTCGACCCGCATCGACAGCCTGACCAACTACCAGCACACGAAAGCCGAGAACGACGACCTGACGGTGCGCGACCTTGTGGAAGACCCGGCAAGCCTCGACGCCGCCGGTGCGGCAGCGGTGGGCGCCATCGCGCTCGGCGAACCGGTGATCGCCAACCGCCTGATCTCCGAGGACGAAACGACGACCGCCATCGTCGCCACATTGCGTATGCCGCGCGACGACCAGCAGGCGACGGCGGAAGCGATGGCGTCCGCCCGCGCGCTGCTGGCCGACATGCGCGCCAAACATCCCGACATCCGCTTCGAGCTGACGGGCTCGGTGGCGCTCGGCAATTCATTTGCCGAAGCCGCCCAGCGCGACCTCTCGACGCTGACGCCGGCGATGTATCTGGTGCTGGCGCTGACGGTCTTCTTCCTGACGCGCTCGATCCCCGGCACCATCGCGACGATCCTGGTCGTCACGCTGTCGGCGGCCGCCGCCATGGGCCTCGTGATGGGCTGGTTCGGCGTCAAGCTGACGCCGCCTTCGTCGGGCGCCCCGACCATCATCCTGACCATCGCGGTCGCCGATTCGATCCATATTCTGGTCACCATGCTGATCGAGATGCGGCGCGGCTTGAGCAAACACGACGCCATTGTCGAGAGCCTGCGCGTCAACTGGGGGCCGGTGTTCCTGACCAGCGTGACCACCGCCATCGGTTTTGCGAGCCTCAACTTCTCCGACGCGCCGCCCTTCCGCGACCTCGGCAACACGGCCGCCGTCGGCGCGCTGATCGCCTGGTTCCTGTCGGTGACGCTCCTGCCGGCGCTTGCCGCCATCCTGCCGATGAAGGCCAAGGACACGCTGGTCCGGCAGAGCGAATTCATGGGCCGCATCGCCGAAGTGGTGATCGCCAATCGCCGCGTGCTGCTGGTCGGCATGGTGGTGGTGATCGCCGGCCTTGCGACGCTCCTGCCGCGCTTCACCTTCAACGACCGCTTCGTCACCTATTTCGACGAACGCATGGAGTTTCGCGTCGCCTCCGACTGGGCGGCCGACAACCTGACCGGCATCTACCAGATCAGCTATTCGCTGGGATCGGGCGAGACGGGCGGCGTGTCGAACCCCGAATATGTGGAAAAGCTCGAGGACTTCGCCAACTGGTTCCGCACCCAGCCGGAAGTCGTCCACGTCTCGACCTTCTCCGACGTGATGAAGCGCATCAACAAGAGCATGCATGGCGACAACGAAAGCTATTACCGCGTGCCCGACGACCGCGACATGGCGGCGCAATTCCTGCTGCTCTACGAAATGTCGCTGCCCTACGGCCTCGATCTCAATGACCAGATCAATGTCGACAAGTCGGCGACCAAGCTGACGCTGACGCTGACCGACATTTCGACCGTCGAGATGCAGGGGCTGATCAACCGCGCCGACGACTGGCTGAGGACGAACGCGCCGGAACATATGTATTCCTATCCGGCGGGACAGGCGGTGATGTTTGCCTTTATCGGCCGCAACAACTTCAACGCGATGACGACCGGCACGGCGATCGCGCTGGTGCTGATCTCGGCCTGTCTGATGCTGGCGCTCCGCAATCTCCGCCTCGGCATCGTCAGCCTGATCCCGAACCTGACGCCGCCGATCGCCGCCTTCGGCATTCTGGCGCTCTTCACCACCGAGGTCGGCTTCTGGTCGACCTTCGTGATCGCGACGGCGCTGGGGCTGATTGTCGACGCGACGGTGCATTTCCTGTCGAAATACCGCCGCGCCAGCATCGAACAGGGCAAATCGCCGGAGGACAGCGTGCGCTACGCCTTCTCGACGGTGGGCACCGCGCTCTGGGTCTCGACCTTCGTGCTGGTGATCGGCTTTGCGATCCTGGCGCTCTCGCCCTTCAAGGTTAACGCGATGCTGGGCATCATGGTGGCATTGACGGTCGCGGTGGCGCTCGTTATCGACTTCCTGCTGCTGCCGGCGCTGCTGATCGCGATCGACCGGCGCAAGCGCGCGGCGCCCGCCCCCGCGGCGGCAACCGCGGACTGA
- a CDS encoding outer membrane lipoprotein-sorting protein, whose amino-acid sequence MPIRILSGSVGFALAAMLALPLSAEPVSLPDDPEAKGRAIAEETDRRNKGFGDSRASMHMILENAYGETSTRELRSMTLEKPNPNEGDWTLNVFDKPRDVDGTALLTHARILDPDDQWMYLPAVKRVKRISSVNKSGPFMGSEFAFEDFSSTEIDKYGYKWLRDEACPEPVADRTCHVTERTPLYEHSGYTRQIAWTDTTDYQPRKIEYYDRKDELLKTLSMTDYNLHQGKFWRAHDLYMQNVVTGKSTRLTWESFEFGTGLTQNDFSTNALQRAR is encoded by the coding sequence ATGCCGATCCGGATTCTTTCAGGCAGTGTGGGCTTCGCGCTCGCCGCGATGCTGGCGCTCCCCTTAAGCGCCGAGCCCGTGTCGCTGCCCGACGACCCCGAGGCCAAGGGCCGCGCCATCGCCGAGGAAACGGACCGCCGCAACAAGGGCTTCGGCGACAGCCGCGCCTCGATGCACATGATCCTCGAAAATGCCTATGGCGAAACCAGTACGCGCGAGCTGCGCTCGATGACGCTGGAAAAGCCGAACCCGAACGAAGGTGACTGGACGCTGAACGTCTTCGACAAGCCCCGCGATGTCGACGGCACGGCGCTCTTGACTCATGCGCGCATTCTCGACCCGGACGACCAGTGGATGTATCTGCCGGCGGTGAAGCGCGTGAAGCGCATTTCCTCGGTCAACAAGTCGGGCCCCTTCATGGGCAGCGAATTCGCCTTCGAGGATTTCTCCTCCACCGAAATCGACAAATACGGCTACAAATGGCTGCGCGACGAAGCCTGCCCGGAGCCGGTGGCCGACCGCACCTGCCATGTGACCGAACGCACGCCGCTGTATGAACATTCGGGCTATACGCGCCAGATCGCCTGGACCGACACGACCGACTATCAGCCGCGCAAGATCGAATATTACGACCGCAAGGACGAGCTGCTGAAAACGCTGTCGATGACCGACTACAATCTCCATCAGGGAAAGTTCTGGCGGGCGCACGACCTCTACATGCAGAACGTCGTCACCGGCAAATCGACGCGCCTGACCTGGGAAAGCTTCGAGTTCGGCACCGGGCTGACGCAGAACGATTTCAGCACCAACGCGCTGCAACGCGCGCGCTGA